The genomic stretch GAAGTTTGGCTAATAAGATCAATAGATTCATTATGGGTCGagttaaataaaaatgtataaTTATTAGCATCATTAGCAAATCGATCGATTTCTAATTCCGGattaaattctaaaaatttagtCATGTTAGTTTCACAGTTTTTAGTATTAGCTAACAGATAATCACTATATCCagtttgataatttaaaagaacgttttttaaaatttctaatctattataatcaattgtttcaaataattcaaacaaATATGGACCATTAGATGCCCATTCTTTAGTAGATTGTTCTAAACTACCATCACCGggattattttttgaatacaTTTCAATCGAAGCTGCAATCTtggataattttgaatGTAATTTTCTACTTTCATTccatttattatcattttcagtGGAATCCTTTAATGAATGAATGATATTAGAATCAATagtttgataaaaattataatttgattgaGATTcgatttttaattcatttattaataatttccaaAGCGAATTTAATTCACCTAATGAATTGAAGTCAAATTGTAACATTTCTTCAGGTTCTAAAACTTTAGATTCGATCATTTGTTTCTTTAGGATCTCGTTCAAATCCTCGTTATTACTAATGATACGATTCAAGTTCTTCACATAATTATGctttaatttagaaatttcaGAGAAaagcaaataaaaattcttatttattaatttggCTTGTGATAACCGGATTCGAATAGCCTCTGTAGATTCGTATGGTTCTTTATCAACAAGTATGGTATTTGCATACTTGTTTCTCTCTTGAACTGGATCCATCTTTATAATTGTAGGTGCTGTATTTTGTTATAGTTCAAAGAGATAACGAAtgacaaaataaaataaaaataaagtacaataattataaaagaatattaatatattattgtgcagcaaaaaaaaacttaaagaaatcaaaatcaaaatgaGATCAATGCTAGAATGTATTAAAAATGTAATTAccaattaattaatgatttaaaaatgtcCATCTCGAACCCCATTTTATCTTTACAcgaattttcaataaaaaaaaaatcatctaATTCTCAAACACGTTATTTGGACAGATCGGgccatttttttcaattttcgGACAGTTTCAAGCTtgaattaaacaaaaacatTACCAGAAATGGTATCACTCGGCCCGTAATATTCTAAAATGACGCAATAGGATAGGCGGAAGTTTACGACAAATTTATCCGGATTAAGGTAGAAGGGGGGATGAGACAAGGATCAGCGGCTAGAGATCTATGGGGTAAATACGAGAATGCCAATACGCGAGTTATAAGTATACCAAAACGGTATAAACtagttattattacacTGCCTCTAATGGAGactataatatatatatatacatatatatatgcataaataaataaacgattaaataataataagaaattaatttgtATACGTAAGTAAAcaaaatttttggaaaaaaaacgaTGACAAAATACGTTggaatataatattatgataattttataattatatctAACAATGAGGAAAAATTAGATGTTAGAGTCTGTGAGGATTGACGCAGATGCAATGAAAGcgcaaataatttaataaacaaatgAGTAAATGGAATAAAAACGGTTTAAAGgcattttaattaaattaaacgGATTGAATGATATGCCAGTTGAAAAAAGAGGAGTTAAactaaaaacaaataaagtGAAAAGTAATtgtgaagaaaaaaaacggAAAGGAAGGACAACAGCAACACCTAATTGCCTGTGAATGGATTCTTTTGTAGATAAGACACTCTATTATCCAAATATTCACACATAGAATCCCATAATGGAGTACCTTGGATATCTTTGTAGAATGCAAAACGAATTGAAGATTTGTCATTTGCATTGCCTTTACATAACGTTTGTAATAAGTTATCGAAACAAAACAATTCCAAATCGAAATCTAAGGCTCTACCAATTGATCTTAAACCGCGGACATGTTGTTGAGTTTCGTGATCGATATATCTACGTTCATGATACAACACCCAGGGTtcatatttgaagaatgaAGTGTGACCAAACATGATGCTGATGTCCTTTTCATGGATCAGATTGTCATAGAAATCTCTATCCAAGTTATAATCTGATTtgaaatgataataatcgTCATAGTGATCGATGACTTGATTTTTAGCCTTTGAATAATGTTCGTAATCTTGAATGAAGTCATGTTGTAATAACATGATACCTTGGAAGCCCAATTTGGAATCCCAAAACCCATCGAACCCGACTTTTGATTTGACTTGATAATATGGCTTGTTTAGGGTATGAGCAGCAGAAATAAAAGTTTCTTTATCACCTTCACCTGCAGTTCCCTGTGAAAACAATCTATAGTACCAAGCTGGACCAtagaaattataatatgcggctaataataatgtatCTAGATGCTTAGCTTTATTAACGATCATTTGACCTGATTCAGTGGAAGCATCAGGAACAGTTCCAAGAAGATCATGGAATGGGAtggtatttttattttcgatttctttttcattatttttatggACACGAGGAATGGTGTATCTATTTGGTGGAGAAATATCATCTGTACCGTATCTAACTCTTTGATTGATATCTACAGAAACGTTTGCGATGTCATAATACATTGGGTTCGTGACACGTCTCCAAATATCTGGCCAGAGAATCAATCCTGCTtctttataaatatctGCGTCGAATACATGGTCTAGGGATTTCAAAGGATAATTATCTGAATCTAGAAAGATGATTTCTTTAAAGCTTGATATCAAAAGAGCCATGACTTTAATTTGATAACCCTTTAAACGTAAGTTTTCAGCATAGTGTTTTGGTAGAACATCCTTAAAGAAGACACACTTTGCATTATAATTTGGtaagaaattattacaaaaatcaacttcatttttttcatcttgtGGAGGAATAACAACTTCTACAGGTAAGGTGGACCCTGTCTTTCTTAACACTTTAATAACATTCATAGCCAAGACAGAAAACTTCCCACCTCCAATGGTGACAATACCTCTACCGTTGGGGAATATTTGATCAAGGAATTCCGGTTTTGTTAATTCAGACATTTTTGCCTCTAACAACTGAATGAAATTGGAATGAACATATTTCAAGTTATCCAATTGGGGACGTGAAATAGATAAACAATTCAATAAACTATTGAAAGATACTCTCGATAACGAACCTGGAGAATTATCAGTCATGGAAATATCTGATTCTAATTTACATTCTGATCTCTTTGATTGTTTCAAATCTTTTACTGAAGGATTGACTGGCTTACCCCTCGCTATAGCACTAAACATAAAAGTGTAGAAGTTATCCCTAAAATTATTGGACGAATTATCCAGAGCTGCTAAGGGATTATTCTTATCATACAAGTTAGACGTCGATATAGGGATCTGattatttttccaattagAAAACGATACTTGCTGGTAATACAAAGTCTTTGTGTTTTCGTTGATTATATAGAACAGGAAAAATGTAAAGATCAACGACAACGGTATCAATTTTCTATTCCTTCTAACTATAGGGGCCatctttgaaattttaatatttattgctgatctttcttttcttaggatttgttttttttatttcaaaattagaCGGCAATTGGAAAGTttgatatttgaaaatttcactatcgtaaaaaaaaatatatatattttttgaaactttGAAAGGTTAAACAGTAAAGcgttttaaataatcaattgataGGGAATTACAACGGCAATATAGTCCACTTAGCGTTTGTATGCACCTTAATCGAAtccttaaaaaaaaaagagtatAGAAGACTCAATGTGGAGATggcaaaagaaaatgaatgaTAAGGAAAGGACTAGTTTATAACTGTAGAATCGAGTAATCGGAATATTATGGTGCAGAAGAGTACCGACCTTTGGATGAAAGGGTCAAAGGATAGACAAATTCATTGGGTATGATCGAAAACACAAGCAATTACCAGTAGCTACAATTGTTCCtctaaataaaatataactaTAATAGAATAGAAAGAAAGTTTATGGATACCTAAGTGCAgtaggaaaaaaaaagtaatgttttgtttgaaaaaaatagaaccAGTAGATGAGGCAAAACATAATCCAGAAAAGTATTTTCTGTTCAAGTGTGAAATTTCACGACGCTTAGATAAATTTGAAGGGCTCAGTTGCCAATGCAGGCCATTGGACCCATCTAATGCTCTGTAACCATTATTGGTAGGCCCACCAAAGAAATCCAAGTACGGCCTACTACCGCAATGGCGTCATTGAAGCACTGGCATGCTTAAAACAGGAACGCGCCTAAATAGGAAAGAAGAGGGGTTTCCTGAAACGTATATGCCTCCGCAAATTATTTACCGTGATCAGACCTAAATAGAGCAACTAGTGCAGATACGGAGTCGGGAAAGTTGGTCACGTGTGACGGGGGCTATTTCAGAGTCCCGAATAAGGAAATTCTACAAACAAGTGTATTGCCAAGATAGGAAAGAATACTTTCCGTAATGGACCTAGGAGGGATTGTTGGAGAATGTTAAGTATAGTTTACGAAAATGGACAGGGATACTCCATATATGGAAACGGGTGAGCCCAGTAAGATCCACACTTTGGGCCAGGGTTTGTAACAACCCTAggtgaaatatttttacagtttttttcttttttttctcttcttttatttttagagggtgaaaaaaagaagaaagatattttttcatgGAAATCCGATGATACTGAGGGGAGTATATAAGGACTAGGGATTTTGTCAAAATAGTTAAAAGGATTTTCCATACGAAAAGGTTAGTAGTAAAAAGTGGTACGCCAACATCAAGCAAGCAGTATTAAGTACGAGATCGTCCTTCACTGCTTACTATTATAACTTAGTAGCGGCTATGAAGGCCGAACCTTGGAATCATTATGATGATCAATCAATAATCACTTAAAGCTAGATAGTATCTGACATGGTTGGAAAAAAGTCCAACCATAATGATAGGTGGTTTGTGGAATCTCTCTGATATATGATTCGTTGTAGTACGTAgattttcttattatagCTTCTCTtcatataattattttctaacGTTGTCTTCGAACAATAGTAAGGTATATACTTTTCATTatgaaacaaataaacGAATAGAACTAAGAATCGATAATAACTAAGTTAAactatttaataattatacgTAAATAATTACTGTTATATAATTAGAGTGCGAATGAAGTGATGATAAGGGagttcaaaaaataaaagtttgAGTCTGGtcttatcaattaaaagttCAACTTGGTTCTTCTCCAGTGTCTTCTCTTGGCGTTGTAACGGATAGTGTTGTCAGTTCTTAATCTGATCCATTGTGGCAATGGTCTGTTTTGCTTCTTGGCCTTGGCCAACTTTTGCTTGATTCTGAAACTCTTTTGGGCCTACatggaaataaaataatcaaatttaaagaattttaaatatgaaattagTTTATTGTTAGTATATCAttcaaatatcaaaaaaattcaatataaCATTTCTTAGCGTAGCAGTACATACAGGCATCGCGGATTGGTTCTGTTAAACACactttgttttttaatttcaacaCTATATCAATATATAGTTTATTTAAACATCGTTAATATTTCACTTTTACATTTCGCATTCAAACAAGCAATCTCGGATTTTTGGTAATATTTTGGTTTTCACTATTCAAACTTTCTCTAATCATCTCTTCTCTTGCCGTCTAATTCCCAACGGTACTAAATCTCATCTCTACCCTCGGTCTCCTTCTAAAATTCTCGGCCTCCTTCTAGAGTCTCTCTCTAGACCGAACAAATCTGCGTCTAgcaaatttcttttttcccTCTAACTTTCTCTCTCTAGCACCGAGAAAACACCTGGACACCGCCCTCAGCAGCAGGGAACAATTTGCTATCGAGGTTCTcatgaaattttcaattttttttcaaatttcgGCGTTTATTCTACTGGGCTTCTCTTGAGAATTGTTAtgcaaatattattcaataatcATTATTGTACTACtagttaataattattttattaaaataatatatattataattgcTTATATTTATCTTCTCGTTTCATGAGGCTTTAATCCTTGTAGACTACCAGAAATAACATTATATACCAAAGATGACTAGAACTTCTGTCTTAGCCGATGCTTTAAATGCTATTAACAACGCCGAAAAGACTGGTAAACGTCAAGTTATGATTAGACCATCTTCTAAGGTCATCATCAAGTTCTTACAAGTTATCCAAAAGCATGGTTACATTGGTGAATTCGAATACATTGACGACCACAGATCTGGTAAGATCGTTATCCAATTGAACGGTAGATTGAACAAGGTCGGTGTTATTTCTCCAAGATTCAACGTCAAGATTgctgatattgaaaaatggaCTGAAAACTTATTACCAGCCAGACAATTCGGTTACGTTATCTTGACTACTTCCGCTGGTATCATGGACCACGAAGAAGCTAGAAGAAAGCACGTTTCCGGTAAGATTTTAGGTTTCGTCTACTAAGcgaatttttattataaaatatttagaaatttttaaaaatctattctatatttaattatttttttagtagtATATTTAATCTAATAACCTATTTGTAAGCAtcataaattaaattctattataattataatattcattaaacATATATGTacttgtatatatatttaaaaccaTTGAACGAGTTAGTAATATTTGTTTGATATGCTTAAGAGagtttgattatttaatagtcatatataaatttatagatatatagagaacagaaaagaaaatagtgctgtaaaatatattgtaaataataacgaCCAAATCATAATCTTCTACCTCTTCTACCACCCTTCTTTCTGGTGGAGTCAGATGGAACTGGAGTAACATCTTCAATTCTACCAATTCTCAAACCGGATCTAGCCAAAGCTCTTAAAGCAGCTTGACCACCTGGACCTGGGGTCTTGGTTCTAGTACCACCAGTAGCTCTAATTTTAACATGGACGGCAGTGATACCAACTTCCTTACACTTGGCAGCAACATCTTGGGCAGCTAACATAGCAGCGTATGGAGAAGATTCATCTCTATCAGCCTTAACTTTCATACCACCAGTAACTCTGCAGATGGTTTCCTTACCAGATAAATCAGTAACATGGACGAAAGTATCGTTGAAGGAAGCAAAAATTCTAGCAACACCAAAGACTTGGGAAGCGTCACGGGATTGAACAACGGCGGACATTTTTGATACTTGTATCTTTTAAAGGTTCaccaaaaatttaattgtataaaaattgtttatttttaaacaatcattatttaataatatattccaAAATTGATGTCATATTTTGGGATAATAGATTTGACAATTGGAATTTTCCAACTACTACTTCTCGCTTCAGTATGATTTCGGCTCTCATTACAAagtttcaattgaaaaaaaatagaaaaaaaaaattgtaaaaaattacataGTGACACGAGAAAACATCTGAACACCGCACTATACGGACAGTCCGTAATTAGTTTTTTTCCATCCGATTTTTTTCAGaatcattttatttttttttaaaaatactaGCCTTTTTACCCTTTTTATGATTGACATACTTAGAAATTACCTTGGCGGTTAATTGATAGACATATTTACTTTGCAACGACACATAGCGTTAAACGTTACCTGTAAACAAATAACTTATAAAACAAGAACCGTGTAATACAGATAAGTGTAATAATACTTatttaaatagaaaaagaagcataaggtttaaaaatttgttaGATCCTTCTGGTTGACAATATATGTATTGCTTTTGAACATATGCAGTCATTTAAGATCTTCATAATAATGCTTTATCTCGGAAAAGTTGTAGAGAAAGTAGAGCCTGTTATATTTCTCAAGAAATAGTCACCAACTTCCTACAATAATACTTTTCCTTGTAAATGTAAAACagttcttttaaaaaaaactcaaaaaagagaatagtataaaaaatagaaaatttttgtaaatgtGCATTAATTGTTTCTTTTATAGTTGTGATATCGAAAAAATTACCCGGGCTACTTAGATTTCCCCGAAGCAATATTCTCggattattaattcttgaaatttcaatagtTCAAAAAAGGTTAGTTataatttagattttaATAGGTCTTCATGAGGAGACTATATATAGTCTGTATGACACACTCTTGAACCTCTAGCTTTCCTTGTAAAATACTTTATTCCATTGaaatcataatattatcCTTTTCTATCCCTTTTGTGTTTGCtattaaagatgattttaattcaatttgcTCTTCTCTTcatatcaattattaatttgtcCATTTCTACTAGTATTAATTGCAAATTTGATACTTCTCCACATAGTATTGATGCTAGATTAG from Henningerozyma blattae CBS 6284 chromosome 4, complete genome encodes the following:
- the RPS22A gene encoding 40S ribosomal protein uS8 (similar to Saccharomyces cerevisiae RPS22A (YJL190C); ancestral locus Anc_1.147), whose protein sequence is MTRTSVLADALNAINNAEKTGKRQVMIRPSSKVIIKFLQVIQKHGYIGEFEYIDDHRSGKIVIQLNGRLNKVGVISPRFNVKIADIEKWTENLLPARQFGYVILTTSAGIMDHEEARRKHVSGKILGFVY
- the TBLA0D03060 gene encoding 40S ribosomal protein uS11 (similar to Saccharomyces cerevisiae RPS14A (YCR031C) and RPS14B (YJL191W); ancestral locus Anc_1.146), giving the protein MSAVVQSRDASQVFGVARIFASFNDTFVHVTDLSGKETICRVTGGMKVKADRDESSPYAAMLAAQDVAAKCKEVGITAVHVKIRATGGTRTKTPGPGGQAALRALARSGLRIGRIEDVTPVPSDSTRKKGGRRGRRL
- the TBLA0D03030 gene encoding alpha-mannosyltransferase (similar to Saccharomyces cerevisiae MNN5 (YJL186W); ancestral locus Anc_1.150) → MAPIVRRNRKLIPLSLIFTFFLFYIINENTKTLYYQQVSFSNWKNNQIPISTSNLYDKNNPLAALDNSSNNFRDNFYTFMFSAIARGKPVNPSVKDLKQSKRSECKLESDISMTDNSPGSLSRVSFNSLLNCLSISRPQLDNLKYVHSNFIQLLEAKMSELTKPEFLDQIFPNGRGIVTIGGGKFSVLAMNVIKVLRKTGSTLPVEVVIPPQDEKNEVDFCNNFLPNYNAKCVFFKDVLPKHYAENLRLKGYQIKVMALLISSFKEIIFLDSDNYPLKSLDHVFDADIYKEAGLILWPDIWRRVTNPMYYDIANVSVDINQRVRYGTDDISPPNRYTIPRVHKNNEKEIENKNTIPFHDLLGTVPDASTESGQMIVNKAKHLDTLLLAAYYNFYGPAWYYRLFSQGTAGEGDKETFISAAHTLNKPYYQVKSKVGFDGFWDSKLGFQGIMLLQHDFIQDYEHYSKAKNQVIDHYDDYYHFKSDYNLDRDFYDNLIHEKDISIMFGHTSFFKYEPWVLYHERRYIDHETQQHVRGLRSIGRALDFDLELFCFDNLLQTLCKGNANDKSSIRFAFYKDIQGTPLWDSMCEYLDNRVSYLQKNPFTGN
- the RPL39 gene encoding 60S ribosomal protein eL39 (similar to Saccharomyces cerevisiae RPL39 (YJL189W); ancestral locus Anc_1.148); translated protein: MPAQKSFRIKQKLAKAKKQNRPLPQWIRLRTDNTIRYNAKRRHWRRTKLNF